The Aureitalea marina genome includes a window with the following:
- a CDS encoding DUF4956 domain-containing protein translates to MNEFLSELNFNFDESFSVVNYIINMISCGVLLFILSLVYVRYGKSLSNRHQLGRVLILVGVTTFIIISIVKSSLALSLGLVGALSIVRFRTAIKEPEELAYFFMAIALGLGLGANQLLPTLIGFVFLCLIIIATSKSNSASSMTQNLLLAMPCKKESESKAIEEVSSIVMQHADQVDVKRIKMADGNLNMNFLVNLSSIDKISELNNTLLAQFEDLQLTFIDQDN, encoded by the coding sequence ATGAACGAATTTTTAAGCGAATTGAACTTCAATTTTGACGAGTCCTTTTCGGTGGTCAATTACATAATCAACATGATCAGTTGTGGTGTTCTACTGTTCATATTGTCTCTCGTATATGTTCGTTACGGAAAGTCGCTTTCCAACCGACATCAATTGGGCCGTGTTTTAATCCTGGTAGGTGTCACGACCTTTATCATCATCTCCATAGTTAAGTCTTCCCTTGCCCTTTCTCTCGGACTGGTTGGGGCATTGTCTATTGTGAGGTTTAGAACAGCCATTAAAGAACCTGAGGAATTGGCCTATTTCTTTATGGCCATTGCGCTGGGATTGGGATTGGGAGCCAACCAACTTCTGCCCACCTTGATCGGCTTCGTTTTTTTGTGTTTGATCATTATTGCAACCAGCAAAAGCAATTCGGCCAGTTCCATGACCCAGAACTTGTTGTTAGCCATGCCTTGTAAGAAAGAATCAGAGTCAAAGGCTATCGAGGAGGTAAGTTCTATAGTGATGCAGCATGCCGACCAGGTGGATGTAAAACGCATAAAAATGGCCGATGGAAACCTGAATATGAATTTCTTGGTGAACCTATCTTCCATCGACAAGATCAGTGAGTTGAATAACACCCTGCTAGCTCAATTTGAAGACCTGCAACTTACTTTTATCGATCAGGATAACTAG
- the topA gene encoding type I DNA topoisomerase yields the protein MAKNLVIVESPAKAKTIEKFLGKDYKVTSSFGHIVDLPAKELGVNVDDDFQPDYIVPKEKKELVKDLKKMAANADLVWLASDEDREGEAIAWHLANTLKLEEEKIRRIVFHEITKSAIVKAIENPRKIDYNLVWAQQARRVLDRLVGYQLSPVLWKKVKGGLSAGRVQSVAVRLIVERERDIESFNPTSSFRVDAEFLTESGARFKAKLPKNLEGQTAAQQFLQSNIGAGYQVADLVKKPAKKKPAAPFTTSTLQQEASRKLYFSVSKTMTLAQRLYEAGLITYMRTDSVNLSQEALNAAKEEIIESYGDQYSHPRQYKGKAKGAQEAHEAIRPTDMSRQRVQVDPDQARLYELIWKRTIASQMAEAQMERTQLRIDILNPGKNALQFQANGEMIKFDGFLKVYMEGTDIEEEEKDGMLPNLQVGDSLAANSISATQRFTRAPYRYTEASLVKQLEELGIGRPSTYAPTITTIMNRNYVEKGTVDGVERSYVQMVLVDDAVRQKELTEMVGSDKGKLVPTDIGMIVNDFLVEHFDNIVDYNFTAKAEEDFDHIADGKENWTGMMREFYDKFHPQVEDVQENAERESGERVLGEDPVSGKPVLVRLGKFGPIAQIGAPEDEEKQFTSLLPDQQLHLVTFEQVMDLFKLPKDLGTYEGEEVQVSNGRFGPYVRFGKTFISLPADLDPLAVDREKAIELILAKKKADAPIYMYEDKPVQKGKGRFGPYIKWNNIFINVNKKYDFDNLSEADIIELIENKKQKEIEKLIQEWPEEGIRLEKARWGRFNLIKGKTKVELPKTTKANEMTLDQAQAIIQKKTPKKKTRKKAAAKKK from the coding sequence ATGGCGAAGAATTTAGTGATCGTTGAGTCACCTGCTAAGGCTAAAACCATCGAAAAATTCCTTGGAAAGGATTACAAGGTTACCTCTAGTTTTGGTCATATTGTTGATCTGCCGGCAAAGGAGTTGGGAGTAAACGTAGATGACGATTTTCAACCTGATTATATAGTACCGAAAGAGAAGAAAGAACTGGTAAAGGACCTAAAGAAAATGGCAGCAAATGCCGACTTGGTCTGGCTAGCCAGTGATGAGGACCGGGAAGGAGAGGCAATTGCCTGGCACCTGGCCAACACCTTGAAATTGGAAGAAGAAAAGATCAGGCGCATCGTGTTCCACGAGATCACCAAGTCTGCCATCGTTAAGGCGATTGAGAATCCCCGCAAGATCGATTACAACCTGGTATGGGCCCAACAGGCCAGAAGGGTATTAGACCGATTGGTTGGCTACCAACTGTCACCGGTACTTTGGAAAAAGGTGAAAGGTGGACTCTCCGCCGGAAGGGTTCAGTCTGTGGCTGTTCGCTTGATCGTAGAGCGGGAACGGGATATAGAATCGTTCAACCCGACCTCTTCTTTTAGGGTGGACGCCGAATTCCTGACCGAATCTGGAGCGAGATTCAAGGCTAAACTGCCTAAGAACCTAGAAGGACAAACTGCAGCCCAGCAATTTTTGCAGTCTAACATTGGTGCGGGCTATCAGGTAGCTGACTTAGTTAAAAAGCCAGCCAAAAAGAAACCGGCTGCACCCTTTACCACTTCAACCTTACAGCAGGAAGCCTCGCGGAAACTGTATTTCTCGGTAAGTAAGACCATGACTCTGGCTCAGCGTTTGTACGAAGCCGGTTTGATTACTTATATGAGAACCGATAGTGTAAACCTTTCTCAAGAGGCATTGAATGCAGCCAAGGAAGAGATCATAGAAAGTTACGGAGACCAATACAGTCATCCGAGACAATATAAAGGTAAGGCCAAAGGTGCCCAGGAGGCACACGAGGCCATTCGTCCAACCGATATGAGCAGGCAACGTGTCCAGGTAGATCCGGATCAGGCCCGCTTGTATGAGTTGATCTGGAAAAGAACCATCGCTTCCCAAATGGCAGAGGCTCAAATGGAGAGAACTCAGCTTCGGATCGATATTCTCAATCCGGGAAAAAATGCGCTTCAGTTCCAGGCTAACGGAGAAATGATCAAGTTTGACGGTTTCCTGAAAGTCTATATGGAAGGAACCGACATCGAAGAAGAGGAGAAGGACGGCATGCTACCTAATTTACAAGTTGGAGACAGTCTGGCTGCCAACAGTATCTCGGCCACCCAGCGATTTACGCGGGCTCCTTATCGGTATACCGAGGCCTCCCTGGTAAAGCAATTGGAGGAACTGGGCATTGGAAGACCATCTACTTATGCGCCGACCATCACTACAATCATGAACCGCAATTATGTAGAGAAGGGGACTGTAGACGGTGTAGAACGAAGCTATGTGCAAATGGTTCTTGTTGATGATGCTGTCCGTCAAAAGGAGTTGACGGAAATGGTGGGTAGCGATAAAGGCAAATTAGTGCCCACCGATATTGGGATGATCGTAAACGACTTCCTGGTGGAGCATTTCGATAATATCGTAGACTATAACTTCACTGCCAAGGCCGAAGAGGACTTTGACCACATAGCGGACGGAAAGGAGAACTGGACCGGAATGATGCGGGAGTTCTATGACAAGTTCCACCCGCAAGTTGAGGATGTCCAGGAAAATGCTGAGCGGGAAAGTGGCGAGCGTGTTCTAGGTGAAGATCCGGTGAGTGGTAAACCAGTATTGGTCCGTCTAGGGAAATTTGGGCCCATTGCCCAGATCGGTGCCCCGGAAGACGAAGAAAAGCAGTTTACCAGCTTGTTACCCGATCAGCAATTGCATTTGGTCACCTTCGAGCAGGTCATGGACTTGTTTAAGTTGCCCAAAGATCTTGGTACTTACGAAGGGGAAGAGGTGCAAGTCAGCAATGGTCGATTTGGTCCTTATGTGCGGTTTGGAAAGACATTTATTTCTCTGCCTGCCGATCTGGATCCACTGGCGGTAGATAGAGAAAAGGCCATCGAATTGATTCTGGCCAAGAAAAAGGCGGATGCACCTATATATATGTATGAAGATAAACCGGTGCAGAAGGGTAAAGGTAGATTTGGTCCCTATATCAAGTGGAACAACATTTTCATCAACGTAAACAAGAAATACGATTTCGATAATCTGAGCGAAGCCGATATCATCGAGCTGATCGAGAATAAGAAGCAGAAGGAGATCGAAAAACTGATCCAGGAATGGCCGGAAGAAGGGATCCGTCTGGAAAAGGCACGTTGGGGTAGGTTCAACCTGATCAAGGGAAAGACCAAGGTCGAGTTACCAAAGACCACCAAGGCCAATGAAATGACTCTGGACCAAGCCCAGGCTAT
- a CDS encoding right-handed parallel beta-helix repeat-containing protein, translating to MKIKKHKGQGGSPLIFIAIIAILLISVMALLKEKDEVSLASPDPTELTDLFSETKIRQVRSYKSILDSVYKGIYEDSTLSIYIVKQYAVPHLVYIYPDSLNERQAADRFFVHVYLKDNSKIVQDQTTKFLNFGFVPRRPFEEIEVDGRKYIVFKRKLVHDNYLGRVLELDNVDYINTGRFQQDLGRSFQRSKLKIPDEATIEIKNNFQRQVIRISDKNFSQLKEYREEAVKNGVIGSEQKQLLPARITDPATGQEIKVDIRLKGDWTDHVVDEKKWSLRVVMDEEKTIKGMRKFSFQHPKVRNYAWEWLFQKAVKREGLIGIRYDFVDLTLKVGAKDQSREIPIGIMAAEEAFDKILLENNRRREGVILAFDESYYWKDIEQKIDLGLEEIKNQNGEFLIDSSPIRLYNENKVLQDPNLMRQFETAKNLLDGFRQKKLKVSEAFDIDRLTSYVALLNLFGGLHGLGFINLKFYYNPITGKLEPIAFDSNSGNKISDVVNFHLSGSDDLYREKLAEKLRYFSSTDYINSLIDDHSEELQEILINLNTEFNTGLDTSILEFNSNMIKRYINPSTSLLNDFESFDGKSMALKVFNKTDFDITITGLQHQDGKLLDVLKEDLYISPGETKLLNFELKDAFVNAFVSKKNKKSEFRYPKDVAKLRVTYLINGIDLERKSEVRPYGWNKDLDASVSDIKEARSSNMEEFDFLLVDSSTGIVRIGPGDHRVDHTVIIPENFEVQIEKGANIDLINHASFLSHSPIFSLGTGDSPITFYSSDGTGGGVFINKAHKRSLVEHTTFSNLSNPSDAHWEVSGAVNFHESDVSISQSVFKDNRCEDALNIIRSNFSMDGSLFENTWSDAFDGDFVEGTITNSEFNSAGNDGIDVSGSSIYLENITINNPSDKGVSAGEASNMKGTNIRVKGGEIGIVSKDLSTIEFSDVYISETRLGFSAFQKKPEFGIGKITINDLFMSDTESDHLVESGSELTIDDVRMSTVSNRVIEQMYGKEYGKSSK from the coding sequence ATGAAAATCAAAAAACATAAAGGCCAAGGTGGTTCTCCCTTAATCTTCATTGCGATAATTGCCATCCTGTTGATCTCCGTGATGGCACTTTTAAAGGAGAAAGATGAAGTCTCCCTGGCTTCCCCCGACCCTACAGAATTGACCGATCTGTTCTCAGAAACCAAAATCAGGCAGGTTAGGAGTTATAAAAGCATACTCGACAGTGTGTATAAGGGGATTTACGAAGACTCGACGCTTTCTATTTATATAGTTAAGCAGTATGCTGTACCACACCTGGTTTATATCTATCCGGATTCACTTAATGAACGACAAGCAGCCGACCGGTTCTTTGTTCACGTATACCTAAAGGATAACTCCAAGATTGTTCAGGATCAGACGACCAAATTCCTAAATTTTGGATTCGTACCCCGGCGCCCGTTTGAAGAGATTGAGGTTGATGGAAGAAAATACATTGTATTCAAACGAAAACTTGTCCATGACAACTACCTGGGCAGAGTCCTTGAGTTGGATAATGTAGACTACATCAATACAGGGCGGTTTCAGCAAGACCTGGGACGGTCCTTTCAGAGAAGCAAGTTGAAGATTCCGGATGAAGCCACTATCGAGATCAAGAACAATTTTCAGCGGCAGGTCATACGGATCTCGGATAAGAATTTCTCTCAACTTAAGGAGTACCGTGAAGAGGCAGTCAAGAATGGCGTTATTGGCTCTGAACAAAAGCAATTGCTTCCCGCCCGTATAACTGATCCTGCTACGGGACAAGAGATCAAAGTGGATATACGCCTTAAAGGAGATTGGACCGATCATGTGGTCGATGAGAAAAAATGGTCCCTGCGTGTCGTTATGGACGAAGAAAAAACCATCAAGGGAATGAGAAAATTCTCCTTTCAGCATCCCAAGGTCCGAAACTATGCTTGGGAATGGTTGTTTCAAAAAGCTGTAAAACGGGAAGGATTGATTGGTATTCGTTACGATTTTGTGGACCTGACATTAAAGGTTGGCGCTAAGGATCAATCCAGGGAGATCCCGATTGGGATCATGGCGGCCGAAGAAGCTTTTGACAAGATACTTTTGGAGAACAATCGGAGGAGAGAGGGAGTCATCCTGGCCTTCGACGAATCCTATTACTGGAAGGACATCGAACAAAAGATCGACCTGGGATTGGAGGAAATCAAGAATCAGAACGGAGAATTCCTGATCGATTCATCACCCATCCGCTTGTACAATGAAAACAAGGTGCTGCAGGACCCAAATCTGATGCGGCAGTTTGAAACTGCTAAAAACCTTTTGGATGGATTCAGACAGAAAAAATTAAAGGTATCCGAGGCCTTCGATATAGACAGACTAACCTCCTATGTGGCGCTGCTGAACTTGTTTGGAGGACTGCACGGCCTTGGTTTTATTAACCTCAAATTTTATTACAACCCCATTACCGGTAAATTGGAGCCGATCGCCTTCGATTCTAATTCCGGTAATAAGATCTCTGACGTCGTCAATTTTCACCTTTCAGGGTCAGATGACCTCTACCGGGAAAAATTGGCAGAAAAGCTAAGGTATTTCAGCAGTACTGACTATATAAATTCGCTCATTGATGACCACAGTGAGGAGTTGCAGGAAATACTGATCAACCTGAATACCGAATTCAATACTGGACTAGACACCTCCATACTGGAATTCAACAGCAATATGATCAAACGTTATATCAATCCCTCGACCTCATTGCTCAATGATTTTGAGAGCTTCGATGGAAAATCGATGGCGTTGAAAGTTTTCAATAAGACGGATTTTGACATTACGATCACGGGGCTCCAACATCAGGACGGTAAATTACTGGACGTTCTCAAGGAGGATCTGTATATCAGCCCTGGAGAGACCAAGTTGCTGAATTTTGAGCTCAAAGATGCATTTGTCAATGCTTTTGTTTCTAAGAAAAATAAAAAGTCTGAATTCCGATATCCAAAGGATGTAGCCAAATTAAGGGTGACCTACCTGATCAATGGAATCGATCTGGAGCGGAAATCAGAGGTACGTCCCTATGGCTGGAATAAGGACCTTGATGCCAGTGTTTCTGATATTAAGGAGGCCCGAAGTTCGAATATGGAGGAGTTCGACTTTCTCCTGGTGGATAGTAGCACCGGTATCGTCCGTATAGGGCCCGGAGATCACCGAGTCGATCATACTGTGATCATCCCTGAAAATTTTGAGGTTCAAATCGAGAAGGGAGCTAATATCGACCTGATCAACCATGCCTCGTTTTTGTCCCACTCTCCAATTTTTAGTTTGGGGACAGGAGATTCACCCATAACCTTTTACTCCAGCGATGGAACCGGGGGTGGGGTCTTTATTAATAAAGCCCACAAAAGATCTCTTGTCGAACACACCACCTTTAGCAACTTATCCAATCCCTCCGATGCGCATTGGGAAGTTTCTGGGGCTGTTAATTTTCACGAGTCTGATGTATCCATCAGTCAGTCCGTTTTTAAGGATAATCGCTGCGAAGACGCCCTGAACATAATCAGATCCAATTTCAGCATGGACGGCTCGCTTTTTGAAAATACTTGGTCTGACGCTTTTGACGGAGACTTTGTTGAGGGAACCATAACGAATTCGGAATTCAATTCAGCTGGCAACGACGGTATTGATGTTTCGGGCTCGTCCATTTACCTGGAAAACATCACTATAAATAATCCATCTGATAAAGGGGTCAGTGCCGGAGAGGCCAGCAACATGAAAGGCACAAATATCCGGGTCAAAGGTGGAGAGATCGGAATTGTAAGTAAAGATCTTTCGACCATTGAATTTTCAGACGTCTATATCTCTGAGACCCGTCTGGGTTTCTCTGCCTTTCAGAAAAAACCAGAGTTTGGCATCGGGAAGATCACCATTAATGATCTCTTTATGTCCGATACCGAATCGGATCACCTGGTCGAATCCGGATCTGAATTGACCATCGATGATGTAAGAATGTCTACCGTCTCAAACCGAGTCATTGAGCAAATGTATGGTAAGGAGTATGGAAAAAGCAGTAAGTAG